Within Cydia fagiglandana chromosome 1, ilCydFagi1.1, whole genome shotgun sequence, the genomic segment TATAAgtaaatcaaacaaaaaaatctttgtaaaattgtgtgatgtaggATCACACAATATTACAAAGATTCTTTTTGTAACATTGACCCACGCCACTTTTGACcttatttataggtaggtagtacGTAAATTATTCTCATAGATTAACCTGTAacatataggtaagtattttttttgtttttaacctACCCGTTAGTTTTGAAGATTTTCTATTTTcttaaaactttttattagttattgtaaataagttaaaatttaaaaaaatccaatttGAAACCTGAAATATATATCGGTACCTAGTTTGaaacactttttatattttaatttctaaTTAAGCCGATTAAAATGCCCTCCATATTTTAAAATTGACTTGTTTTACACGTAGTTACACGTCCGTCTTTGTTTTACCGACTTGTCATAGTAGGCACTTGTTATCATACGAACATAAGTATACATTGTACTACCACTTTTTATCATTTAACGGTAAACAAAACTTACTTGTTATTAATAGAATTCAATGTATCATAGGTAGGTAATCGTGAAACAACCACGATTAGGATTACTGTCCAGTGCGGAAGCCTTGCCCTCTTTCAAGTATAATTCAGTTAATGGACGTTACCCTATCAGACGACAGCTGAAAATATCTCCCCAGTCGTGCACTCTACGCGTCGGTGGCCGGTCGGTGAACGCTCGCTCGGCGCAGTCCGCTCTCCGCTCAGACGCACAGCTGTAACGTCCGCGATGCGTTCCCTCGTTTACATTGCTGCCGCGCTGTCGCTTTCTAACTATGTCTACTCAGCACGAATACTTGGGTTGTTCCCTCACACGGGCAAGAGCCACCAAATGGTCTTTGAGCCTTTGCTAAAAACTCTCGCCGAGCGCGGACACCATGTAACCACGGTGTCTTTTTTCCCGCTGAAAAACCCTCCAGCTAATTACACCGACGTCAGCCTCGAAGGCATCGCTCAACTTGGAGTGGAAACGATGGACTTACAAATATATGAAAACCCGCCCAGCATTTTAAGGTATTTGGGTGTGGATGTAGAGCGGATGGTGAAACAAGCAATGGAGTTTGCGCCGCTAGCTGATATGGCTTTAAATGTTTGCCGGAAACTGGTGGACTGGCCGGCGTTGACAAGTGCCTTAAAAAAGGATTATGACTTAGTGTTAGTTGAGAACTTTAACAGTGATTGTATGCTGGGTCTAACCCACGTTTACGGTTTAAAAGCCCCTATTGTAGCACTTTTATCAAGTGGAGTGATGCCGTGGTCGCCAGAACGGATTGGCCTGGCTGATAACCCCTCGTATGTCCCTGTTGTCAGCACTGCATTTCTCGATAGAATGACTTTCATTGAACGTCTGGAGAATACATTGTTACAATTTTACTTTAAGTGGTGGTATAGATATGAAATCCAGGTGAAAGAACAGGAGATTATTGAAAAGCATTTCGGCAGGAAGATAACGGATTTGTCGGATTTGGGGAAAAATATATCTTTGATGTTATTGAATACTTTCCACGGTTTGAACGGAGCAAGGCCACTCTTACCCGGGGTGGTGGAAGTCGGCGGTATGCATTTGGATCAAAATAAGAAAACAATACCACCggtaagtaatattttaaataggtactttaccACTTTTACCTTTAGAtcagggacaggaaccggttaccttaaccggggtttttcatagggttattttagaagcggttgtaaaaacccctaccataacggtaaccgtatgataaggtaacactttgattcggtaaccgtatcagatacggttaacctctgttaccggtaaccgaaataaaaacccagtctattcagttacctcattataaggTTTTTGACTAGTTCAAACGATTGCAATCTTTACGCCCACTTAAATTcaacttgttattgaataaccgaggttggcatgggcgatctatgaagcctccagcacaaacaagtttttttgccgttcctttgcttatctttatacctacccgtgtggtgtgttcttattttaaatcttat encodes:
- the LOC134664853 gene encoding UDP-glucosyltransferase 2-like; this translates as MRSLVYIAAALSLSNYVYSARILGLFPHTGKSHQMVFEPLLKTLAERGHHVTTVSFFPLKNPPANYTDVSLEGIAQLGVETMDLQIYENPPSILRYLGVDVERMVKQAMEFAPLADMALNVCRKLVDWPALTSALKKDYDLVLVENFNSDCMLGLTHVYGLKAPIVALLSSGVMPWSPERIGLADNPSYVPVVSTAFLDRMTFIERLENTLLQFYFKWWYRYEIQVKEQEIIEKHFGRKITDLSDLGKNISLMLLNTFHGLNGARPLLPGVVEVGGMHLDQNKKTIPPYIEKFLNESSEGVVLFSFGSLIKTASIPKYKEEIIINALSKLKQRVVWKYEESDEEGTITGNIMRVKWIPQSELLRHKKVLAFIAHGGLLGMTEAIFAGKPMLVVPFFGDQPQNAAVAEAAGLAKVLSYADLSEESMLKGLQSVLSAEMRVSARRASEIWRDRQNDPLDTAVYWTERVLRWGTQAPLHSGARNLAFHEYALFDVAAALLGTIVLSILLLHYTIFTLIPKTISASFGKEKKKIH